A portion of the Hoylesella buccalis ATCC 35310 genome contains these proteins:
- a CDS encoding ABC transporter permease has translation MNESFFQRIKEGIQDMCYIWVKEIRSSVTDEGVLIFCILVPLLYPLVYSWAYTNEVTREVPVAVVDFSKSQLSRQFIRSVDASPGTDVTYHVNSLNEARELVARQKVHGILYFPADFSNKLYRGQQSHVSLYCDMSLMLTYKAIYQSTQEVASMLNTELQLQQAGGYTNRDDEIAAQPLAVDDVQIFNSTGGYGNALIPGVLMMIMQQTLLLGIGLAAGTARENNRYKDLVPISRHYNGIFRIVMGKSMAYFMLYAVIGAYLSLIVPRLFGFTTLASGAALVGLLVPYILACIFFGMALSCMVRYRENVILLVVFTSIPLIFMTGVSWPQNNIPGIWQGVAYLFPSTFGVRGFLRINGMGATLADIKTEYQVLWVQVLAYFLLTCLVYRYQIIHTRRHALERIARLKQKAKEAIERKERLASEKSE, from the coding sequence ATGAACGAAAGTTTCTTCCAGAGAATCAAAGAAGGCATCCAGGATATGTGTTATATCTGGGTCAAGGAGATACGCTCTTCCGTGACCGATGAAGGCGTGCTGATTTTTTGCATCTTGGTGCCACTTCTCTATCCTCTTGTCTATTCCTGGGCTTACACGAACGAAGTGACACGCGAAGTGCCGGTTGCTGTTGTTGACTTCTCCAAATCACAACTTAGCCGTCAGTTCATTCGTTCGGTAGACGCTTCGCCCGGCACCGACGTGACTTACCATGTCAACAGCTTAAACGAAGCACGTGAACTGGTAGCTCGACAAAAAGTTCACGGCATCCTGTATTTTCCCGCTGACTTCTCAAACAAACTATACCGAGGGCAGCAATCCCACGTCAGCCTTTACTGCGACATGAGCCTGATGCTCACCTATAAAGCCATTTATCAAAGTACACAGGAGGTGGCCAGCATGCTGAACACCGAGCTGCAGCTGCAACAGGCGGGCGGATACACCAACCGAGATGATGAGATTGCAGCACAACCTCTGGCCGTGGACGATGTTCAAATATTCAATTCGACGGGCGGATACGGCAATGCGCTCATCCCCGGCGTGCTGATGATGATCATGCAGCAGACGCTGTTGTTGGGCATCGGTCTGGCTGCAGGAACGGCCAGAGAGAACAATCGCTACAAAGACCTTGTACCCATCAGCCGACATTACAATGGCATATTCCGCATCGTCATGGGCAAATCTATGGCCTACTTCATGCTCTATGCAGTCATCGGAGCTTACCTGTCATTGATAGTGCCCAGGCTTTTCGGCTTTACTACCCTCGCCTCAGGAGCTGCGCTGGTGGGTCTGCTCGTTCCATACATCCTGGCTTGCATCTTCTTCGGTATGGCCTTGTCGTGTATGGTCCGCTATCGCGAGAACGTCATCCTGCTGGTTGTCTTCACATCCATTCCCTTAATATTCATGACAGGCGTTTCATGGCCCCAAAATAACATACCTGGAATATGGCAAGGTGTGGCCTATCTTTTCCCATCTACCTTCGGCGTTAGAGGATTCTTGCGCATCAATGGCATGGGAGCCACGCTGGCTGACATCAAAACAGAATACCAAGTTTTATGGGTGCAGGTACTGGCCTATTTCCTACTCACTTGTTTGGTTTACCGCTATCAAATCATCCATACTCGTCGTCATGCCTTGGAACGCATCGCACGGTTGAAACAAAAAGCAAAGGAAGCGATAGAGAGAAAGGAAAGACTGGCCAGCGAAAAATCCGAATAA
- a CDS encoding DUF4112 domain-containing protein gives MNSQERKEQLRNSKPYQAIKHITIYLDNYHLDGVAGLVPGGIGDAVTALFGLTHVYFAMFKLHSIPLTLAVLNNTLRDVLLGLIPFYVGNVIDFFHHSNKKNMVLIDGFIHGDKAIIKEVNKRALQAAVFLVFFIIAIAMMIALLIWLAKTLGTMIFS, from the coding sequence ATGAACTCACAAGAAAGAAAAGAACAATTACGAAATAGCAAACCATACCAGGCCATAAAACACATCACCATCTATCTGGACAATTACCACCTTGATGGTGTCGCTGGTTTGGTACCAGGAGGAATAGGTGACGCCGTGACCGCCTTATTCGGCTTGACACATGTCTACTTCGCTATGTTCAAGCTGCATTCAATTCCGCTAACCTTGGCAGTGCTGAACAACACTTTGCGTGACGTGCTGTTAGGACTGATTCCTTTCTACGTCGGCAATGTCATTGATTTTTTCCACCATTCTAACAAGAAGAACATGGTACTCATCGACGGATTCATCCACGGCGACAAAGCCATCATCAAGGAAGTAAACAAACGGGCGTTGCAAGCTGCGGTCTTCCTCGTTTTCTTTATCATCGCCATTGCCATGATGATTGCCCTGCTGATATGGTTGGCAAAAACACTGGGAACCATGATTTTCAGTTAA
- the glmM gene encoding phosphoglucosamine mutase translates to MTLIKSISGIRGTIGGRSGDTLNPLDIVKFTSAYATFIRRSGKSQSNTIVVGRDARISGEMVKNVVCGTLMGIGYDVINIGLATTPTTELAVRMTQAAGGIIITASHNPRQWNALKLLNHEGEFLTKSEGNEVLDIAESEDFNYADVDNLGHYTEDSSFDQRHIESVLALKLVDREAIKKVHFKVAVDGINSVGGIILPKLLNELGVEYTLLNGEPTGDFAHNPEPLEKNLGGIMQEMSKGGYDLGIVVDPDVDRLAFICEDGTMFGEEYTLVSVADYVLSHTPGNTVSNLSSTRALCDVTEKHGGQYMASAVGEVNVTTKMKEVNAVIGGEGNGGVIYPESHYGRDALVGIALFLSSLAHKGCKVSELRKSYPNYFMAKNRIDLTPETDISAILDRIKEMYADEKVTDIDGVKIDFADKWVHLRASNTEPIIRVYSEAATMEEAESLGRKLMDVVYEMQ, encoded by the coding sequence ATGACGTTAATCAAATCAATTTCAGGAATTCGGGGTACCATTGGAGGTCGTTCGGGCGACACGTTGAACCCATTGGACATCGTCAAGTTCACATCTGCTTACGCTACGTTTATCCGTAGAAGTGGAAAGTCGCAGAGCAATACCATTGTGGTGGGACGCGATGCGCGCATTTCAGGTGAGATGGTGAAGAACGTGGTGTGTGGAACGTTGATGGGAATTGGTTATGATGTCATTAACATTGGATTGGCTACGACGCCCACAACCGAACTGGCTGTGCGTATGACACAGGCGGCTGGGGGCATTATCATCACTGCGAGTCATAACCCAAGACAATGGAATGCACTGAAATTGCTCAATCATGAAGGCGAATTTCTTACAAAATCGGAAGGAAACGAGGTGCTCGACATCGCTGAAAGTGAAGATTTCAACTATGCGGATGTGGACAATTTAGGTCATTACACCGAAGATTCTTCATTCGACCAACGCCATATTGAGAGTGTGTTGGCACTGAAGTTGGTTGATCGGGAGGCCATCAAAAAAGTTCATTTCAAGGTTGCCGTGGATGGTATCAACAGTGTTGGTGGCATCATTCTGCCAAAACTGTTGAACGAATTGGGCGTTGAATACACGCTTTTGAACGGTGAACCTACGGGTGATTTCGCACACAACCCAGAGCCATTGGAAAAGAATTTGGGAGGTATCATGCAGGAAATGTCCAAAGGTGGCTACGACCTTGGTATCGTTGTTGATCCGGATGTAGACCGCTTGGCGTTTATCTGTGAAGATGGTACCATGTTTGGTGAGGAATACACGCTGGTTAGTGTGGCTGACTATGTGTTGAGTCATACACCTGGCAACACCGTTTCAAACCTCAGTTCTACACGTGCGCTGTGTGACGTGACCGAGAAACATGGCGGACAGTACATGGCTTCAGCCGTTGGAGAAGTGAACGTTACCACAAAGATGAAGGAGGTGAATGCCGTCATCGGTGGTGAAGGCAATGGGGGAGTGATTTATCCGGAGAGCCATTATGGTCGCGATGCCTTGGTTGGTATTGCCCTCTTCCTCTCTTCTTTGGCACATAAAGGCTGTAAAGTGAGTGAGCTTCGCAAGTCTTACCCCAACTATTTCATGGCGAAAAACCGTATTGACCTGACACCAGAGACTGATATCAGTGCCATCTTGGATCGTATCAAGGAAATGTATGCGGATGAAAAGGTGACAGATATCGATGGCGTCAAGATTGATTTTGCTGACAAATGGGTTCACTTGCGAGCCAGCAACACGGAGCCTATCATTCGTGTTTACAGTGAAGCTGCGACAATGGAAGAGGCTGAGAGTCTTGGCCGTAAACTCATGGATGTGGTTTATGAAATGCAATAA
- a CDS encoding DUF4827 domain-containing protein, with product MKRIIFPLFALLSICFLASCRDNKTYADQKAAERSAINKYIADSAVQVISEETFASQGYTTNVQRNEFVLISSSGVYMQIIRNGVGEKIKNGETVDVLCRFKERNLMTDSLQLSNDVLFYSAVVDKMKVRNTSGTFTASFVKGESVMSSAFNTTEVPAGWLVPFSYIHVGRPIKEGDEIAKVRLIVPHTSGHNYARQSVYPCLYDITYQRGR from the coding sequence ATGAAAAGAATTATATTTCCACTATTCGCCTTGTTGTCCATCTGCTTCTTGGCATCTTGCCGTGACAACAAGACCTATGCAGATCAAAAGGCAGCGGAGCGCAGTGCCATCAACAAATACATTGCCGATTCGGCCGTGCAGGTCATTTCTGAAGAGACGTTCGCGTCGCAAGGTTACACGACAAACGTGCAACGCAATGAGTTTGTCTTGATTTCCAGCAGTGGCGTTTACATGCAGATTATTCGAAATGGAGTGGGAGAGAAAATCAAAAATGGTGAGACCGTTGACGTTCTTTGTCGTTTTAAAGAACGTAACTTGATGACCGACTCCTTGCAACTTTCGAACGATGTACTGTTTTATTCAGCCGTGGTGGATAAGATGAAGGTTCGTAATACAAGTGGAACGTTTACGGCTTCGTTTGTGAAGGGTGAGAGCGTGATGTCAAGTGCTTTCAATACAACAGAGGTTCCTGCAGGTTGGCTGGTTCCGTTCAGTTATATCCATGTGGGCAGACCCATCAAAGAAGGCGACGAGATAGCGAAGGTTCGGTTGATAGTTCCTCATACCAGTGGGCATAACTATGCGCGACAGAGCGTTTATCCATGTTTGTATGACATTACATATCAACGAGGTAGGTAA
- a CDS encoding polysaccharide deacetylase family protein yields MFIEQPAKWLRWLYPNALWRMDRNERSVYLTFDDGPIPSSTPFILDTLAEFDAKATFFMVGENVLRYHDLYNRIVEEGHQVGNHTFNHMGSLKHWALTYGINIQKANELIHAHLFRPPHGWMRWSVYWWLSRRYQIVMWDLVTRDYSKWMTAEDVLRNVKRYARNGSIITFHDSTKSIDKLRYALPEALKWLKEQGYEFKTFE; encoded by the coding sequence ATGTTCATTGAGCAACCAGCCAAATGGTTACGGTGGTTATACCCCAACGCCCTGTGGCGAATGGATAGGAACGAGCGTTCTGTCTACCTGACTTTCGACGATGGTCCGATACCCAGTTCCACGCCTTTCATCCTCGACACACTGGCTGAATTCGACGCCAAGGCCACCTTCTTCATGGTGGGCGAGAACGTACTACGCTATCACGACCTGTACAACCGCATCGTAGAAGAAGGCCATCAGGTGGGCAATCACACTTTCAACCACATGGGGTCGCTCAAACATTGGGCACTGACCTATGGCATCAACATCCAGAAAGCCAACGAACTGATACACGCCCACCTTTTCCGCCCGCCCCATGGATGGATGCGATGGTCGGTATATTGGTGGCTATCCAGACGCTATCAAATCGTGATGTGGGACCTCGTGACCCGAGATTACTCCAAGTGGATGACGGCAGAAGATGTGTTGAGAAACGTCAAGCGATATGCCCGCAACGGCTCCATCATTACTTTTCACGATTCGACAAAAAGCATCGACAAGCTACGATACGCCCTACCAGAGGCCTTGAAATGGCTGAAAGAACAAGGATATGAATTCAAGACTTTCGAGTGA
- a CDS encoding ABC transporter permease, with protein sequence MLKKIIQIAFRECGILLHNPIYGFCMVIFPILVIIFFTSLMNEGQPVKMPVGVVDLDNTTTSRKLIRNLDSYQMSHVVAHYSNMNDARQAIQRNEIYAFLLIPKGMTSDLTSARQPKISFYYSSVSLVAGSTLYKDLKTITTLGSAGVASAKLTAMGKTNDEVRTFLQPIAIDLHMINNPLANYNVYLSTTMIPGVLLIFMFLISAYSIGTELKFKESKKWLAMADNNIYVAMAGKMLPQTIIFLTIFYAFEIYIYYVLGFPHPGGLFPILLLGLLTVLAGQGFGIFAFGLVPSLRMSMSVCSLWAVLGFTTSGATYPVFSMSPMIEAMAQLFPLRHYYMIYQQCIFNGFPLTDAWLNLLALCTFIILPIFTLRNIKRAMLTYVYIP encoded by the coding sequence ATGTTAAAAAAAATAATACAGATTGCCTTTCGCGAATGTGGAATATTGCTACATAATCCCATCTATGGATTCTGCATGGTGATATTCCCCATCCTGGTCATCATCTTTTTTACATCCTTGATGAACGAAGGCCAACCCGTGAAGATGCCTGTCGGCGTGGTTGACTTGGACAACACGACCACCTCGCGCAAGCTGATTCGCAATCTTGACTCCTACCAGATGAGCCATGTCGTGGCACATTATTCCAACATGAACGATGCCCGGCAGGCTATCCAGCGCAACGAGATTTATGCTTTTCTGCTCATTCCGAAAGGCATGACAAGCGACCTCACCAGTGCACGCCAACCAAAAATCTCTTTTTATTACAGTAGTGTGTCACTCGTAGCTGGCTCTACGCTGTACAAGGATTTGAAAACCATTACGACGCTCGGTTCGGCAGGAGTTGCTTCCGCTAAACTAACAGCCATGGGGAAGACCAATGACGAGGTTAGAACCTTCTTACAGCCCATCGCCATCGACCTGCACATGATCAACAATCCATTGGCCAACTACAATGTTTACCTTTCCACGACCATGATTCCAGGCGTATTGCTCATCTTCATGTTTCTTATCTCTGCCTATTCCATTGGTACGGAACTCAAGTTCAAAGAATCAAAGAAGTGGCTGGCCATGGCTGACAACAACATCTATGTGGCCATGGCAGGAAAGATGCTGCCGCAAACCATCATCTTCCTAACCATCTTCTACGCCTTTGAAATTTATATCTACTATGTGCTGGGCTTTCCACACCCAGGCGGTCTCTTTCCCATCTTGTTGCTCGGACTGCTCACGGTACTGGCAGGACAAGGCTTTGGCATCTTCGCTTTTGGTCTGGTACCCTCACTGCGCATGTCCATGAGTGTATGCTCACTATGGGCCGTTCTGGGCTTTACGACCAGCGGCGCCACATATCCGGTGTTTTCCATGAGCCCGATGATTGAGGCGATGGCACAACTATTCCCTCTCAGGCACTACTACATGATTTACCAACAGTGCATCTTCAACGGCTTCCCGCTGACAGACGCTTGGCTCAATCTCCTGGCACTGTGCACCTTCATCATACTGCCGATATTCACCCTGCGCAACATCAAGCGAGCCATGCTCACCTATGTATATATACCTTAA
- a CDS encoding HlyD family secretion protein, protein MSAKSQHNNILLAIIGFATVVILVAIIGFFTLGKKPEIVQGEIEVSEYRVSSKLPGRILELRVKEGDYVRVGDTLAILEAPEVNAQEKAAAAQQQAAAAMSDMADKGARKEQIQAAYQLWQQALAAADIAQKSYERVQNLFDQGVMSAQKRDEAFAGYKAREAQVKAAKSQYDMAKNGAREEEKRAAKKQAQAAEGAANVVRSLLRETVQISNVEGEVSSVYPKEGELVGTGSPIMSISIMKDLWGTFNIREDQLNGMKVGDTFKAYAPAFNKEINMKVFYIKDQGSYAVWKATKTNGQYDLKTFEVKARPTQKFEGLRPGMSLVIKES, encoded by the coding sequence TTTTTCACGTTAGGAAAGAAGCCAGAGATTGTTCAAGGCGAAATTGAAGTGTCTGAATACCGCGTTTCAAGCAAACTGCCTGGTCGTATCTTGGAGTTAAGAGTCAAGGAAGGTGATTACGTCCGGGTGGGCGATACGCTGGCCATCCTGGAGGCTCCCGAGGTAAATGCCCAGGAAAAGGCAGCAGCTGCCCAACAACAGGCTGCCGCCGCCATGAGCGACATGGCAGACAAAGGAGCCAGAAAAGAACAGATTCAAGCTGCTTATCAATTGTGGCAACAGGCATTAGCGGCGGCAGATATCGCCCAGAAATCGTACGAACGCGTGCAAAACCTTTTTGACCAAGGGGTGATGAGTGCTCAAAAGCGCGACGAAGCCTTTGCTGGCTACAAGGCACGCGAAGCACAAGTGAAGGCGGCCAAGAGCCAATATGACATGGCCAAGAACGGTGCTCGCGAAGAAGAGAAACGCGCTGCGAAGAAACAGGCTCAAGCAGCTGAGGGAGCCGCCAATGTGGTTCGATCGCTATTGAGAGAGACCGTTCAGATATCCAACGTAGAAGGTGAAGTCAGCAGCGTATATCCTAAGGAAGGCGAACTGGTGGGTACAGGATCGCCCATCATGAGCATTTCCATCATGAAAGACCTTTGGGGAACCTTCAACATCCGCGAAGACCAACTCAATGGCATGAAGGTGGGTGATACTTTCAAGGCTTACGCACCCGCTTTCAACAAAGAGATCAACATGAAAGTGTTCTACATCAAGGACCAAGGGTCATACGCTGTTTGGAAAGCCACCAAGACCAATGGGCAATATGACTTGAAAACATTTGAGGTAAAAGCACGTCCTACCCAAAAATTCGAGGGTCTTCGTCCAGGAATGTCGCTCGTCATCAAGGAGTCATAA
- the queG gene encoding tRNA epoxyqueuosine(34) reductase QueG has protein sequence MNSRLSSELKAEALNLGFFACGIARAEAVDDTNAQHVRQWINEGRQADMDYMRNHTEMRLDPRLLMKGVKSIVSVAMNYTPAQHIPSNQLQFAAYAYGEDYHDIVKKKLRQLALKFDFKELRMQDEPNKENNEVHFRVFCDSAPVLERYWATRAGLGWIGRNHQLIIPKAGSMFFLGELFLTIELDYDEPMRSRCGNCHACIDACPTGAITKDGPLDANKCLSYQTIENRGDISKDIAEKMGNTIYGCDRCQQACPWNRFSIPNNTPELQPKPEFMAMTRDKWMQLSEDEYRQLFKKSAVKRAKYEGLMRNIQAIVDLSEEQKQDH, from the coding sequence ATGAATTCAAGACTTTCGAGTGAGCTGAAGGCTGAGGCATTAAACCTCGGCTTTTTTGCTTGCGGAATTGCACGCGCTGAAGCCGTTGACGACACCAACGCCCAACATGTAAGGCAGTGGATTAACGAAGGACGGCAGGCAGACATGGACTACATGCGCAACCATACCGAGATGAGACTTGACCCACGACTGCTCATGAAAGGCGTGAAAAGCATCGTGTCGGTTGCCATGAACTATACACCAGCGCAACACATCCCATCTAATCAGTTGCAGTTTGCTGCGTATGCTTACGGCGAAGACTATCACGACATTGTCAAGAAAAAGCTAAGACAACTGGCATTGAAGTTTGATTTCAAGGAATTGCGCATGCAAGATGAACCGAACAAGGAGAATAACGAAGTCCATTTTCGGGTTTTCTGTGACTCTGCACCTGTGCTGGAGCGTTATTGGGCCACTCGTGCAGGACTGGGTTGGATTGGCCGTAACCACCAACTGATCATCCCAAAAGCTGGTAGCATGTTCTTCCTTGGCGAGCTGTTCTTGACCATTGAGTTAGACTATGATGAACCCATGCGCAGCCGTTGCGGCAATTGTCATGCGTGCATTGATGCCTGCCCCACTGGCGCCATCACCAAAGACGGGCCGCTCGACGCCAACAAATGCCTCTCCTACCAAACCATAGAGAACCGTGGAGACATCTCAAAAGATATCGCCGAGAAGATGGGAAATACCATTTACGGCTGCGACCGCTGTCAGCAAGCATGCCCATGGAACCGCTTCTCCATACCCAACAACACACCAGAGCTACAACCGAAGCCAGAGTTCATGGCCATGACACGCGACAAGTGGATGCAGCTTTCAGAAGATGAATACCGCCAACTATTCAAAAAGAGTGCGGTAAAACGAGCAAAATACGAGGGACTGATGCGCAACATCCAAGCCATAGTTGACCTCTCGGAAGAACAAAAACAAGATCATTAA
- a CDS encoding DUF2723 domain-containing protein — MKQFRLVDNVVGWVAFLVAAITYCLTVEPTASFWDCPEFITTGYKLEVGHPPGAPFFMLTANLFTQFVSDPSKVALMVNIMSALLSAVTVLFLFWTITHLTRKLILKDWDSLSLGKLIAIEASGMVGALIYCFSDTAWFSAVEGEVYAYSSAFTAVVFWLILKWEDHADEPHSDRWLLLIAYMTGLSIGVHLLNLLCIPAIVLVFVYRKFPDIEVKGSLIALLGSFVIVAGVLYGLIPGIITVGGWFELFFVNTLGMPFNTGTIVYILLLVSTVVWAIYESYVGRSNRRMNIAFMLSVAMLGIPFYGYGWSAVCIGVVVLALLWFVLNYTNKVEKKRVPLISARIKNTVLLGLLMLMIGYSSYALIVIRSAANPPMDQNSPEDIFTLGKYLSRDQYGYRPLFYGQAYTSQVKLDVQGNQCIPSMTEGEPIYAQKEKASKDEKDSYFVVTHNSKYIYAQNMLFPRMYSSDHATAYESWMGGVDGTQVPYDRCGENIMVKVPTQWENLRFFLSYQCNFMYWRYFMWNFAGRQNGIQGNGELEHGNWISGIPLIDNPRLGDQSKLPDELKNDKGHNVYYMLPLLLGLIGLFWQAWRGKRGIRQFWVVFFLFFMTGLAIVIYLNQTPLQPRERDYAYAGSFYAFAIWCGIGVAAIIDLLKKYLKLNETVLAAIAGIACLLVPVQMASQNWDDHDRSGRYTCRDFGQNYLMTLQDKGYPILFTNGDNDTFPLWYNQDVEGVRTDARVCNLSYLQTDWYIDQMKRPAYDSPSVPISWPRLDYCSGTNEAVPIQSEWKKELEQYYRDYPEEARKQFGDEPFELKNIIKYWMRSKDEDRHVIPTDTVYVTIDKEAVRKSGMMMASDTIPDKMIISLVGKRALHKGEMMMLEMIAECGWTRPIYVATTVAARYYMNLGDNFVSEGLVNRITPFTTNKPGVKNFDTEKAYNNLMNRYKYGGLEKKGLYIDETTMGMCVTHRRLFAQLATELLKEGKTDKAAKALAKAERVIPEYNVPISWKSGSLDMARAYVLLGQKAKAKHILQKLWKDHTQYADWYLSLDGTRFLASQEDCMLYFQLMMEVNKITSLFDTAWAKKQMDELNRWYNLYARKGGRTLE; from the coding sequence ATGAAACAATTCAGATTAGTAGATAATGTGGTTGGATGGGTTGCCTTCCTCGTGGCTGCCATCACCTACTGTCTTACTGTAGAGCCGACAGCCAGCTTCTGGGACTGTCCAGAGTTCATCACCACAGGTTACAAACTGGAAGTAGGGCATCCGCCGGGGGCACCATTCTTCATGCTTACGGCCAATCTCTTCACGCAGTTTGTGAGTGATCCGTCTAAGGTGGCCCTCATGGTCAACATCATGAGTGCGTTGCTGAGTGCCGTCACGGTACTGTTCCTGTTCTGGACTATTACACACCTCACGCGCAAGCTTATCCTGAAAGACTGGGACAGTCTGTCACTGGGAAAACTCATCGCCATCGAGGCATCAGGCATGGTGGGCGCACTGATCTACTGTTTCAGCGACACGGCGTGGTTCTCGGCTGTCGAGGGCGAGGTGTATGCCTACTCATCGGCATTCACGGCTGTTGTATTCTGGCTCATCTTGAAATGGGAAGACCACGCTGACGAACCCCACAGCGACCGTTGGCTGCTGCTCATCGCCTACATGACGGGGCTATCCATCGGCGTACACCTGCTCAACCTGCTGTGTATCCCGGCCATTGTGTTGGTGTTTGTGTACCGCAAGTTCCCCGACATCGAGGTCAAGGGCTCACTTATTGCCCTGCTTGGCTCGTTTGTCATAGTGGCCGGCGTGCTGTACGGACTCATCCCGGGCATCATCACTGTGGGCGGATGGTTCGAGCTTTTCTTCGTTAACACACTCGGCATGCCGTTCAACACGGGTACCATCGTGTACATCCTATTGCTGGTTAGCACTGTGGTGTGGGCCATCTACGAGAGCTATGTGGGACGAAGCAACCGCCGCATGAATATTGCTTTCATGCTGTCGGTGGCCATGTTGGGCATCCCGTTCTACGGTTATGGCTGGAGTGCGGTGTGCATCGGCGTGGTAGTGTTGGCCCTGCTGTGGTTCGTACTCAACTATACAAACAAGGTTGAGAAGAAGCGAGTGCCGCTCATCAGCGCGCGCATTAAGAACACTGTGCTGCTGGGACTGCTGATGCTCATGATAGGTTACTCGAGCTATGCACTCATTGTGATACGCTCGGCGGCCAACCCTCCGATGGATCAGAACTCACCCGAGGACATTTTCACATTAGGTAAATACTTGAGTAGAGACCAATATGGCTACCGTCCGCTCTTCTACGGACAGGCTTATACTTCCCAAGTAAAGCTTGATGTACAGGGCAACCAATGCATTCCCAGTATGACCGAGGGAGAACCCATATACGCACAGAAGGAAAAAGCAAGTAAGGACGAGAAGGACTCATACTTTGTTGTGACGCACAACTCCAAATACATCTACGCACAGAACATGCTCTTCCCGCGCATGTACTCGTCAGACCACGCCACGGCCTACGAGAGTTGGATGGGCGGCGTGGATGGCACACAGGTGCCATACGACCGCTGTGGTGAAAACATCATGGTGAAGGTGCCAACGCAATGGGAGAACCTGCGTTTCTTCTTGAGCTACCAGTGCAACTTTATGTACTGGCGCTACTTCATGTGGAACTTCGCTGGTCGCCAGAATGGCATACAGGGCAACGGCGAACTGGAGCACGGCAACTGGATCTCGGGCATCCCGCTGATTGACAATCCACGACTGGGCGACCAGAGCAAGCTGCCCGACGAGCTGAAAAACGACAAGGGACACAACGTGTACTACATGCTACCGCTGCTGCTGGGACTCATCGGACTGTTCTGGCAGGCATGGCGTGGCAAGCGAGGCATCCGTCAGTTCTGGGTGGTATTCTTCCTGTTCTTTATGACAGGATTGGCTATCGTGATCTATCTGAACCAGACTCCGTTGCAGCCTCGCGAACGTGACTACGCCTATGCGGGATCGTTCTACGCCTTCGCCATCTGGTGTGGCATCGGCGTGGCAGCCATCATCGACCTGCTGAAGAAGTATCTCAAGCTCAACGAAACGGTATTGGCTGCCATAGCAGGCATAGCCTGTTTGCTGGTACCAGTGCAGATGGCCAGTCAGAATTGGGACGATCATGACAGAAGTGGGCGATACACCTGCCGAGACTTCGGGCAGAACTACCTGATGACCTTGCAGGATAAAGGCTACCCAATACTCTTCACCAACGGCGACAACGACACCTTCCCACTTTGGTACAACCAAGATGTGGAGGGCGTACGAACCGACGCCAGGGTATGTAACCTGAGCTATCTGCAGACCGACTGGTACATTGATCAGATGAAGCGGCCTGCCTACGACTCGCCATCTGTACCTATCAGCTGGCCAAGATTAGACTATTGCTCGGGAACCAACGAGGCTGTGCCCATTCAGAGCGAGTGGAAGAAAGAGTTGGAGCAATACTACAGGGACTATCCCGAAGAGGCCAGGAAGCAATTCGGCGATGAGCCGTTCGAGTTAAAGAACATCATCAAATACTGGATGCGGTCGAAAGACGAAGACAGACACGTCATCCCAACCGACACGGTATATGTGACCATCGACAAAGAGGCCGTGAGGAAGAGCGGTATGATGATGGCTTCCGACACTATTCCTGACAAGATGATTATCTCTTTAGTTGGCAAACGTGCGCTGCATAAAGGCGAAATGATGATGCTGGAGATGATTGCTGAATGCGGATGGACACGACCTATCTACGTCGCCACGACCGTTGCCGCCAGATACTACATGAACCTGGGCGACAACTTCGTGAGCGAAGGACTGGTGAATCGTATCACACCTTTCACCACTAACAAGCCCGGCGTGAAGAACTTCGACACCGAAAAGGCCTACAACAACCTCATGAATCGTTACAAGTACGGCGGACTGGAGAAGAAAGGCCTCTACATCGACGAAACCACCATGGGCATGTGCGTGACACACCGACGCCTATTCGCACAGCTGGCCACAGAACTACTCAAGGAAGGCAAGACCGATAAAGCTGCAAAGGCTTTGGCTAAGGCCGAACGTGTGATACCTGAATACAATGTACCGATAAGCTGGAAGAGTGGTTCCCTGGACATGGCACGCGCCTATGTGCTGCTGGGACAGAAAGCAAAGGCAAAGCATATCCTTCAAAAACTATGGAAAGACCATACGCAATATGCAGACTGGTACCTTAGTTTGGATGGCACTAGATTCCTTGCATCACAAGAAGATTGCATGCTATACTTCCAACTCATGATGGAAGTGAACAAGATTACGTCACTCTTCGACACCGCGTGGGCCAAAAAACAAATGGACGAATTGAACCGATGGTACAACCTATATGCACGAAAAGGCGGTCGCACTTTAGAGTGA